In the Pseudobacteriovorax antillogorgiicola genome, one interval contains:
- a CDS encoding Gfo/Idh/MocA family oxidoreductase has product MNFAIIGAAGYIAPRHIKAIYDTGNKVVAAYDKNDSVGILDSFSKSICFFKTFEEYHCYVSTELKDSLNFTTICSPNFLHKPHILLSLEMGSNVICEKPLVLSSQDIYLLRDREHRSGKKVYTILQLREHDAIQNLKTKINNETEKEKHEVTLTYITSRGPWYQTTWKAEYRKSGGLGFNIGIHFFDILYWLFGDVQKSELHVNQADVMSGYFELEKARVRWFLSINENHLPDIAVKNGLSTYRSLLINDHEIEFSSGFNNLHTKVYSSILKGHGHNLADASKAIKIVENLYKKQSIGISPCSHSYLRYL; this is encoded by the coding sequence ATGAACTTTGCAATAATTGGCGCTGCGGGATATATCGCACCACGCCACATCAAAGCAATATATGATACTGGAAACAAAGTTGTCGCTGCGTATGACAAAAATGACTCTGTCGGAATTCTAGATAGCTTTTCGAAAAGTATCTGCTTTTTCAAGACATTCGAGGAGTATCACTGCTATGTCTCAACAGAGCTGAAAGACTCACTTAATTTTACTACGATTTGCTCCCCAAACTTTCTTCATAAACCTCATATACTACTTTCCCTAGAGATGGGTTCCAACGTAATTTGTGAAAAACCCCTAGTACTCAGTTCTCAAGATATCTATCTTCTAAGAGATCGTGAACATCGCTCAGGAAAGAAGGTTTACACGATACTGCAACTTAGAGAACACGATGCTATTCAAAACCTAAAAACAAAAATCAATAATGAGACAGAAAAAGAAAAACACGAAGTGACCCTAACGTATATTACATCTCGTGGCCCTTGGTATCAGACCACTTGGAAGGCTGAATATCGAAAATCTGGTGGATTAGGATTTAACATTGGAATACACTTTTTCGACATACTCTACTGGCTATTTGGCGATGTACAAAAAAGCGAGCTTCATGTGAATCAAGCAGATGTAATGTCGGGTTACTTTGAACTCGAAAAAGCTAGAGTACGCTGGTTTCTATCTATCAATGAAAACCACCTACCAGATATAGCAGTAAAAAATGGGCTTTCAACCTATAGATCTTTATTGATCAATGACCACGAAATTGAATTCTCCTCTGGATTTAACAACCTTCATACAAAAGTATATAGTTCCATCTTGAAAGGTCATGGACACAATTTAGCAGATGCCTCGAAAGCTATCAAAATAGTAGAAAACCTATACAAGAAACAAAGTATTGGCATTTCTCCTTGCTCCCATAGCTATCTTAGGTATCTATAA
- the asnB gene encoding asparagine synthase (glutamine-hydrolyzing) encodes MCGIFGVITKCALSEHFSQLGFNSLVHRGPDGKGYSQRRVSSFWVGLGHLRLAIIDIDERASQPFKSDDGRYELVFNGEIYNYVELKKELQCKGYTFKTDSDTEVLLYAYVEWGTEVFDKLTGMFAFVILDVIEHRLVLARDPVGIKPLYYTLSSDSITFSSELPSLLEIASDHSVSINEKRLIEFLGRGISDDRQETLINGVYQVDPGSFIDVDMKGERLQFIKKNYWQPEPTIARSSSFSERKKILRDLLFETVDLHMRCDVPYGIANSGGIDSSAIVCIARHLYPSRDLHTFSFVSSDPKLTEERWIDEINCLTGAISHKVVIEAEELNYSVENIALHQGEPFLSPSIIAQNKVFERAQKSGIKVLLEGQGADEIFGGYSGFPGDIIAELVVHGKLVDAVKFLYNSSKWPDRSLAYCIAKAVEQFTPDFLYRLMRLLSKRPVLPKWVASFGVELGGHFLNSNHQNLTRSKHGIGLKARLAHSITTDRLPQLLRHGDRNAMMYSIENRTPFITTKIIDFALSLPTHDLVSKEGQTKYILRESMRGVVPDSILDRRDKIGFEASERGLISSNRDYLLNAVLLAGKSKVLDEDFLTRSVMDPNTGSIPIWRALSYLAWCKSLKIEPM; translated from the coding sequence ATGTGTGGGATTTTTGGAGTTATTACTAAGTGTGCTTTATCAGAGCATTTTTCGCAGTTAGGCTTTAACTCGCTAGTTCATCGAGGACCCGATGGAAAGGGTTATTCGCAAAGAAGAGTTAGCTCCTTTTGGGTAGGCTTGGGTCATCTTCGTCTTGCGATAATTGACATAGATGAGAGAGCCTCACAGCCATTTAAGTCTGACGATGGAAGATATGAATTGGTATTTAATGGCGAGATTTATAATTATGTTGAACTAAAGAAGGAACTGCAATGTAAGGGCTATACATTCAAAACAGACTCAGACACTGAAGTTCTTTTGTACGCATACGTTGAATGGGGTACTGAAGTCTTTGATAAGCTTACTGGAATGTTCGCATTTGTCATTCTTGATGTCATTGAACATCGACTTGTTCTGGCTCGGGATCCAGTGGGAATAAAGCCACTGTATTATACGCTCTCTTCTGACTCCATAACATTTTCTTCGGAACTGCCCTCTCTATTAGAAATTGCCAGTGACCACTCTGTATCCATTAACGAAAAACGACTCATAGAATTTTTAGGTCGGGGCATAAGTGACGATCGGCAAGAAACTCTCATAAATGGTGTATATCAGGTAGATCCTGGCAGTTTTATTGATGTTGATATGAAAGGTGAGAGGTTACAATTTATTAAGAAGAATTACTGGCAACCTGAACCAACTATTGCCAGGTCAAGCTCCTTCAGTGAGAGGAAAAAAATACTTAGGGACCTTCTTTTTGAGACTGTTGATCTACATATGAGGTGTGATGTTCCCTATGGTATTGCGAATTCGGGAGGAATAGACTCCTCGGCTATAGTTTGTATCGCCAGGCACCTCTATCCTAGCCGGGACTTACACACATTTAGTTTCGTATCGTCAGACCCTAAACTTACTGAGGAGCGGTGGATAGATGAGATAAATTGTTTAACAGGGGCGATTTCTCATAAGGTAGTGATAGAAGCAGAAGAGCTTAACTATAGTGTTGAAAATATTGCACTTCATCAAGGTGAGCCCTTCTTATCGCCAAGTATTATTGCTCAAAATAAGGTATTTGAGCGGGCTCAGAAATCCGGTATCAAAGTTTTACTTGAGGGGCAAGGTGCCGATGAAATTTTTGGGGGGTATTCAGGGTTTCCAGGGGACATTATTGCTGAGCTTGTTGTCCACGGAAAATTGGTCGATGCTGTTAAGTTTCTTTACAATAGTTCGAAGTGGCCAGACAGATCTCTCGCATATTGTATCGCAAAAGCTGTCGAGCAATTCACGCCGGATTTTCTCTATCGACTTATGAGGCTTTTAAGTAAACGACCTGTTTTACCCAAATGGGTTGCTAGCTTCGGCGTAGAGCTGGGAGGTCATTTTCTGAATTCGAATCACCAGAATCTTACAAGATCGAAACATGGAATTGGGTTGAAGGCTAGACTTGCGCACTCGATTACCACTGATCGACTGCCACAACTTCTGAGACACGGTGATCGGAATGCAATGATGTATTCGATCGAAAATAGAACTCCATTCATCACAACTAAAATCATCGATTTTGCACTTAGTCTACCAACCCATGATCTAGTCTCCAAAGAAGGGCAAACTAAATATATATTGCGCGAGTCAATGAGAGGAGTTGTTCCAGACTCTATCTTAGACAGACGGGATAAAATTGGGTTTGAAGCATCAGAGCGTGGACTAATATCTAGTAATAGGGACTACCTGTTGAATGCTGTTCTACTCGCAGGCAAATCAAAAGTGTTAGATGAAGATTTCTTGACTCGTTCAGTGATGGATCCTAACACTGGAAGTATACCAATTTGGAGGGCTCTGTCATATTTAGCTTGGTGTAAATCTCTAAAAATTGAACCCATGTGA
- a CDS encoding glycosyltransferase — protein MKTLYVLTNNFPFTFNKGECTFLEKEHKFLEESFDRVIYVPLHPFGEKAYDVCCDLRLSKLYQRPKLIAAVLGLFSGTVADFKKSVGAPYEYLKLYLNWSWQANVAELWTNEIISAEKGEQPFFYSWWFVGTTLGCARALKKMNHQSPIVTRAHGYDLYPEDYGLPDLPFRRQSIELVDFISPDSLAGSKYLISKFPEFRHKIGEHLLGIEQNIERYYDLRKGRFTICSCSSMIDLKRVDLIAESVVKVCKSNSETNFYWRHFGDGPDRYKVESILKKSTISNLEWELQGHVPSSEILEFYKSNDIDLFLHLSRTEGTPVALIEAIAHSIPVLSTSAGGCQEIVNNKNGKIIPINCSADRVASEISSLLSRPGYLQMRINAHRTWRTSYNAEINYRKFCSLILGLYRPSI, from the coding sequence ATGAAGACGCTCTATGTTCTGACAAATAACTTTCCTTTTACCTTTAACAAGGGCGAATGCACTTTTCTTGAGAAAGAACACAAGTTTCTTGAAGAGTCATTCGACAGAGTCATCTATGTGCCCTTACACCCATTCGGAGAAAAAGCGTACGATGTTTGTTGCGACCTTAGACTTTCGAAGCTCTATCAGCGACCAAAGCTGATTGCAGCGGTTTTAGGTCTATTCAGTGGAACTGTAGCTGATTTTAAAAAATCGGTTGGTGCGCCATATGAGTATCTGAAGCTTTATCTTAACTGGTCTTGGCAGGCCAATGTAGCAGAGTTGTGGACGAACGAAATCATTTCAGCTGAGAAAGGAGAGCAACCTTTCTTTTACAGCTGGTGGTTCGTCGGAACTACTCTTGGTTGTGCCAGAGCGCTAAAGAAGATGAATCACCAAAGCCCGATTGTGACAAGAGCACATGGCTATGACTTGTATCCAGAGGACTATGGGTTGCCTGACCTTCCATTTAGAAGGCAGTCCATTGAGCTAGTAGATTTTATATCCCCTGACTCATTAGCGGGGTCCAAATATCTGATCTCAAAGTTCCCTGAATTTCGTCATAAGATTGGCGAGCATCTACTGGGAATAGAACAAAATATAGAGCGCTACTATGATCTTAGGAAAGGCAGATTTACCATTTGTTCCTGTTCTTCGATGATTGATTTAAAAAGAGTTGACTTGATAGCAGAGTCAGTAGTGAAAGTCTGCAAATCGAATTCTGAAACAAATTTCTATTGGAGGCATTTTGGGGATGGTCCGGATAGATACAAAGTGGAGAGTATTCTTAAAAAATCTACCATTAGTAATCTTGAGTGGGAACTCCAAGGGCATGTACCTTCTTCAGAAATCTTGGAATTTTACAAATCAAATGATATAGATCTATTTCTTCACTTGTCTAGAACTGAAGGTACTCCTGTGGCGTTGATCGAGGCGATTGCTCATAGTATTCCTGTTCTTTCGACCTCGGCTGGTGGGTGCCAAGAGATAGTTAATAATAAAAATGGAAAAATCATTCCAATTAATTGTTCAGCGGATCGAGTGGCGAGTGAGATATCTTCACTTCTCAGTAGGCCTGGCTATTTGCAAATGAGAATAAATGCTCATAGAACGTGGAGAACTAGTTACAACGCAGAGATAAACTATCGCAAATTTTGTTCGCTTATCCTTGGGCTATATAGACCTTCGATATAG
- a CDS encoding NAD-dependent epimerase/dehydratase family protein, which yields MNVLLTGSSGNLGRHLRHCGKNRYISIRRTDLDTNSVAVPSNTSGILHAAFDLKLDPKVDPYQYYESNVGLTCKLLNAALSSNIDFFAYISSSAVYGKASITNESQHCRPINHYGRTKLFCEKIIADFCEKNGIKCEVYRVFNLFGGEDRFSVLSKLNHCIKNQIGFTLANSGKSQRDFIHVEDAATIIDSLLNSHQFDILNIGSGSPTSLIQIVQAYKEINDFEIIHVIRDEIPSSVADISRLKQLIRDPYFRPVISEILTTD from the coding sequence ATGAATGTTCTATTGACAGGATCAAGTGGAAATTTGGGGCGCCACCTAAGACACTGTGGAAAAAACAGGTATATCTCGATTCGACGTACGGATCTCGATACGAATTCCGTTGCTGTACCTAGCAATACAAGTGGGATTCTCCATGCGGCCTTCGACTTAAAATTAGATCCAAAGGTAGATCCTTATCAATACTACGAATCGAACGTGGGCCTAACATGCAAACTATTAAATGCAGCATTATCTTCAAATATTGATTTTTTTGCATATATTAGCTCGTCGGCGGTATATGGAAAAGCCAGCATCACTAACGAAAGTCAACACTGCCGCCCCATCAATCATTACGGTAGAACTAAGCTATTCTGTGAAAAAATAATAGCCGACTTCTGCGAAAAAAATGGAATTAAGTGTGAAGTCTATAGAGTTTTTAATTTATTTGGAGGCGAGGATAGGTTTTCTGTATTATCAAAGTTAAACCATTGCATCAAAAACCAAATCGGTTTCACCTTGGCAAATAGTGGAAAATCGCAAAGAGATTTCATCCATGTAGAGGATGCAGCAACTATCATAGATAGTCTACTAAACAGTCACCAATTTGATATTCTGAACATTGGAAGTGGGTCCCCTACCTCTCTTATTCAGATAGTTCAAGCATACAAAGAAATTAATGACTTTGAAATCATACATGTCATCAGGGATGAGATACCCTCCTCGGTGGCTGATATCTCAAGACTTAAGCAGTTGATTAGAGATCCATACTTCAGGCCCGTTATAAGCGAAATACTTACTACAGATTAA
- a CDS encoding polysaccharide biosynthesis protein produces the protein MLWVETTASLVTESNRKMKLKLRRNQIYDLIVSSFSLPMATLLCGAYEDFDNYSGVLAFSIAGLCKLCLLRFYFISDSIWRFVAILDIKVILKFSISSSIACSIVLVSFFSYSQIILRLLVTDGLLISFLLMTARLFFTRNYRNLQSSKETSKQQSCVIIGAGNAGQQLYREIKNFAPKVYNIVYFIDDNKTLFNRLIFRTKVIGPISNLESIIKENRIDVAFIAIPSMSKKRRSKIIHECISLNIQVKTLPSLSDIIDDRVHFSEVRPINIEDILLRDEVCLNKNLVEKDIKDKVILVTGAGGSIGSQLCRQIVKFKPKTVLLFEICEYFAYKLEQELTDLEISTPFITIVGDVRNDSRVRDLIRTYRPSIIFHAAAYKHVPLMETNVSEAISNNICGTRVVARAASDYKVEKFILISSDKAVNPTNVMGASKRIAEIVCQQINEISQTKFIVLRFGNVIGSNGSVVPLFLKQIKLGGPVTVTHPEVTRYFMSISEACQLVLQAASQGNGGEIFVLDMGDPIKVRDLASKLIELAGLVPNDDIDIVYTGLRKGEKLYEELLADKETTLPTIHPKVKVAKARSLDPSLTPLIDNILNSITESCNRDDVRVQLQSIVPEYDYRNLGGALRPTEGYTGPLTNLN, from the coding sequence GTGTTATGGGTAGAAACAACAGCAAGCTTAGTTACAGAAAGTAACAGAAAAATGAAATTAAAGTTACGCAGAAATCAAATCTATGATTTGATCGTGTCTTCTTTTTCTTTACCTATGGCCACGCTGTTGTGTGGCGCGTATGAAGATTTTGATAACTACAGCGGTGTCCTGGCATTCTCTATAGCTGGTTTATGCAAACTATGCTTACTTCGATTTTACTTTATTTCAGATTCGATATGGCGATTTGTAGCCATTTTAGATATCAAAGTAATTCTGAAATTTTCAATATCCTCATCAATTGCTTGTTCTATAGTGTTGGTGTCATTCTTTTCATATTCACAAATAATTTTGCGTTTATTAGTGACAGACGGTTTATTGATTTCGTTTCTTCTCATGACAGCGAGGCTATTTTTTACTCGAAACTACAGAAATCTTCAAAGCAGCAAAGAAACATCGAAACAGCAGAGTTGTGTGATTATCGGAGCAGGTAATGCGGGACAGCAATTATATCGTGAGATAAAAAATTTTGCGCCCAAAGTCTACAATATAGTCTACTTTATTGATGACAACAAAACCCTATTTAATCGCCTGATATTCAGAACTAAGGTAATAGGTCCCATATCGAACCTTGAATCAATTATAAAAGAAAATAGGATCGATGTGGCATTTATTGCTATACCTTCTATGAGCAAAAAGAGAAGGAGTAAAATAATCCATGAGTGTATTTCACTTAATATTCAAGTTAAGACTCTTCCATCATTAAGCGATATCATCGATGATAGAGTTCATTTTAGTGAAGTAAGGCCAATAAATATTGAAGATATTTTACTGAGGGATGAAGTTTGTCTGAATAAGAATCTGGTTGAAAAAGATATAAAAGATAAAGTAATCTTGGTTACCGGTGCCGGAGGATCAATTGGTTCTCAACTTTGTCGTCAAATAGTTAAATTCAAGCCAAAGACTGTCCTATTATTTGAAATTTGCGAGTATTTTGCATACAAGCTGGAGCAAGAGCTCACTGACCTAGAAATATCGACACCATTTATTACTATTGTGGGTGATGTTAGGAATGATAGTCGAGTTAGAGACTTAATTCGGACTTACAGACCCAGTATTATATTTCATGCTGCGGCTTACAAGCATGTGCCACTTATGGAAACGAACGTTTCAGAGGCAATAAGCAATAATATTTGTGGGACTAGAGTAGTGGCTAGGGCGGCAAGTGACTACAAAGTTGAAAAGTTCATCTTAATTTCTTCTGATAAAGCTGTAAACCCAACTAATGTCATGGGTGCAAGTAAAAGAATTGCGGAAATTGTTTGCCAGCAGATAAATGAAATTAGTCAAACGAAGTTCATTGTTCTGAGATTTGGAAATGTAATTGGCAGTAATGGGTCAGTAGTCCCACTTTTTCTGAAGCAAATCAAATTAGGGGGTCCAGTTACTGTCACTCATCCAGAAGTAACGCGATATTTCATGTCTATTTCAGAAGCATGTCAATTAGTTCTGCAAGCCGCTTCTCAGGGGAATGGAGGAGAAATCTTCGTTTTGGATATGGGTGATCCGATTAAAGTGCGAGATTTAGCTTCGAAGTTGATAGAGCTTGCTGGACTCGTACCAAATGATGATATTGATATTGTCTACACAGGCCTGAGAAAAGGAGAAAAGTTGTACGAAGAACTATTAGCAGATAAAGAAACTACACTTCCTACCATTCATCCAAAAGTAAAAGTTGCTAAGGCTAGAAGTTTAGACCCATCATTGACTCCTCTTATCGATAACATCCTGAATAGTATTACAGAATCTTGCAACCGCGATGATGTCAGAGTGCAATTGCAGTCTATTGTTCCGGAATATGACTATCGCAACTTGGGAGGGGCTCTAAGGCCGACTGAAGGCTATACCGGGCCATTGACCAACCTCAACTAG
- a CDS encoding glycosyltransferase family 2 protein, which yields MSLFTMSHFSIIIPTFNHGYCLPRAIKSVLNQTFQDFEIVIVNNYSSDNTVAVVETFKDSRIKLLNFRNNGVIAASRNHGIKNSSGKFVAFLDSDDYWYPNKLSALLNYCNEYDFIYHAMDHNSNSGRLGKIMPRKLGKRPYIDLLEYGNCIANSSVVMRRDLLVDLRYLNEDPKLFAIEDFDLWLRVARSGAKILAIKEALGVYWTDSNNISHTTESDFNKINYLYKLHEPYLNSFEKKFIRGSLAYKQARCDSELDQLDIMSKYLLSLIFSRNLKIKCKSALGIAFGWYWRRHQKPSMQ from the coding sequence ATGAGTTTGTTTACCATGAGTCATTTCAGCATTATTATTCCGACATTTAATCATGGGTATTGTCTACCTAGAGCGATAAAATCGGTTCTTAATCAAACCTTTCAAGACTTCGAAATTGTAATTGTAAATAATTATTCATCAGATAATACAGTAGCAGTTGTAGAGACATTTAAAGATTCTAGGATAAAGCTACTCAATTTCAGAAATAACGGGGTGATTGCTGCAAGTCGAAATCACGGCATCAAAAATTCATCTGGCAAGTTTGTTGCCTTTCTAGATTCTGATGACTATTGGTACCCTAACAAACTTAGTGCACTGCTAAATTACTGTAATGAATATGATTTCATATACCATGCAATGGATCACAACTCGAACTCCGGCAGATTAGGTAAGATCATGCCACGTAAGCTAGGAAAACGACCTTACATTGATCTCTTAGAGTACGGCAACTGCATCGCAAACTCATCGGTAGTTATGAGACGAGATCTTCTCGTCGACCTCAGGTATCTAAACGAAGATCCTAAGCTCTTTGCAATTGAAGACTTCGATCTTTGGCTACGCGTCGCTCGAAGTGGAGCCAAAATCTTAGCTATTAAAGAAGCACTTGGAGTATATTGGACCGACTCAAATAATATCAGTCACACCACTGAAAGTGACTTCAACAAGATTAACTATCTATACAAGCTACATGAGCCCTACCTAAATTCGTTCGAAAAAAAATTTATCCGTGGCAGCTTAGCATATAAGCAAGCTCGGTGTGATTCGGAACTTGATCAACTTGACATTATGTCAAAATATCTTTTAAGCTTGATATTTTCGCGAAATCTCAAAATTAAATGCAAATCGGCCCTAGGTATAGCCTTTGGGTGGTACTGGAGACGACACCAAAAGCCATCGATGCAATAG
- a CDS encoding NAD-dependent epimerase/dehydratase family protein: protein MTKVLITGGSGYLGQRFTRFLLLSGVDVLFTSRQRLKSHSLNLGYPKNESDYLRLFSNHSFDCLIHLAGLDELKCAESPSDAIKTNVLYTYELLQAASMRNIPRIVYFSTVHVYDSPLRGFYDENTPTFPTHPYGYSKRSAEDIVNSIRKQTGANCTIFRLSNAIGAPVSSDMGRWSLVANDLCLQAIRNKNMVLKSPGSQRDFIPIDDIELTLLKVLKDEAALNGTYNLCSSTSFSILELANLIQNECEKHIGFRPSITTNDIQKDQFTLQLSNRKLELSGHSLKKDFRKSIRETLEFCSQV, encoded by the coding sequence GTGACTAAAGTCCTTATCACTGGAGGATCTGGCTATCTTGGCCAACGCTTTACGAGGTTTCTATTACTGAGTGGCGTAGATGTTCTTTTTACGTCTCGCCAAAGACTTAAGAGTCACAGCCTAAACTTGGGCTATCCGAAGAACGAATCTGACTATCTTAGATTATTCTCGAATCATAGCTTTGACTGCCTAATTCACTTAGCGGGCCTTGATGAGTTGAAATGTGCTGAATCTCCCTCAGACGCTATTAAAACAAACGTGCTCTACACCTATGAGCTCCTTCAAGCCGCATCAATGAGAAATATACCAAGAATCGTTTACTTTTCTACGGTACATGTCTACGATTCACCCCTAAGAGGCTTTTACGATGAAAACACACCAACTTTCCCTACCCACCCATATGGATACTCAAAGAGATCTGCTGAGGACATTGTTAATTCAATCCGAAAACAAACTGGCGCAAATTGTACGATATTTCGACTATCCAACGCTATAGGAGCTCCAGTATCTTCCGACATGGGACGGTGGTCACTAGTGGCGAATGATCTATGTCTACAAGCAATTAGAAACAAAAATATGGTATTGAAGTCACCAGGCTCACAGCGTGATTTTATTCCTATTGATGACATTGAACTAACGCTACTTAAAGTTTTAAAAGATGAGGCAGCTCTAAATGGGACTTACAATCTTTGCAGCTCTACCTCGTTCTCGATTCTAGAGTTGGCAAATCTAATTCAGAATGAATGTGAAAAACACATTGGATTTAGGCCCTCTATAACGACTAATGACATACAGAAAGATCAATTCACCCTGCAACTATCCAATAGAAAGCTTGAGTTGTCCGGACACTCTCTAAAAAAAGATTTCAGAAAAAGTATTCGTGAAACGCTAGAGTTCTGCTCACAAGTATAG
- the rfbF gene encoding glucose-1-phosphate cytidylyltransferase gives MKTVILCGGFGTRIRDVSESLPKPMINIGPYPILFHIMKYYSYFSHKEFVLCLGYKSHVIKDFFLNYRVYTSDFQIDFDDNRAIKYLGSNLPIDWKVTLAETGLNTMTGGRVKKVAKYIGQDDNFMLTYGDGVGDIDLDELLQFHKYHGKILTVTGVHPPGRFGEIASTPDHSVIGFNEKPQSSGGRISGGFFVCKREIFEYLDDRESLVFEKDPINDLVRDNQMKVFPHNGFWQPMDTHREFLLLNNMYKNSKAPWIREKFSD, from the coding sequence GTGAAAACCGTTATTCTTTGCGGAGGTTTTGGGACAAGAATTCGAGACGTATCGGAATCTCTCCCCAAGCCCATGATAAACATCGGCCCTTATCCAATCCTTTTTCATATTATGAAATACTACTCATATTTTTCCCATAAAGAATTCGTACTATGCCTTGGCTATAAATCACATGTTATCAAAGATTTCTTTTTAAACTATCGGGTGTACACATCCGATTTTCAGATTGATTTTGATGATAATCGTGCGATTAAGTATCTAGGTAGTAATCTACCTATTGACTGGAAAGTTACTCTTGCAGAAACTGGCTTGAACACAATGACAGGAGGACGTGTTAAAAAGGTTGCTAAGTATATTGGGCAAGACGATAACTTCATGCTTACCTATGGAGATGGTGTTGGAGATATCGATTTGGATGAGCTACTTCAGTTTCATAAATACCATGGAAAAATTCTTACTGTGACAGGAGTCCACCCTCCAGGCCGATTCGGAGAGATCGCTTCAACGCCTGACCATTCTGTGATTGGTTTCAATGAGAAGCCACAGTCTTCGGGTGGAAGAATATCCGGCGGCTTCTTCGTTTGCAAAAGAGAAATTTTTGAGTACCTTGATGATCGTGAAAGCCTAGTTTTTGAAAAGGATCCTATCAACGACTTGGTAAGAGACAATCAAATGAAAGTTTTTCCACATAACGGATTTTGGCAACCTATGGATACACACAGGGAGTTTTTGCTTCTGAATAACATGTACAAAAATTCCAAAGCACCTTGGATAAGAGAGAAGTTTAGTGACTAA
- the rfbG gene encoding CDP-glucose 4,6-dehydratase gives MFDHRYRGTSVLVTGHTGFKGSWLSQWLLDLSARVTGFSLYIPSQPSNYEVLNLQNRMESVEGDIRNYRDLLQVVENTKPDIIFHLAAQPIVSASISEPLSTFETNIVGSANVLQVARMSDSVKAVVMVTSDKCYDNVEWEFGYRETDRLGGKDPYSASKGAAELVIHSMIKTYFRGESATRIATGRAGNVIGGGDWALDRIVPDSIRAWSQGLEPTIRSPNATRPWQHVLEPLSGYLWLGAQLLSQECRVHGESFNFGPNAKTIQSVKDLIKEMTRHWEGKSWKVKRSEGLTGKEAGLLKLCCDKALARLDWAPVLSFGQTVEYTSRWYKNFYDANFCMAEVTESQIHGYCDLAKEQKLRWAL, from the coding sequence ATGTTTGACCACAGATATAGAGGAACAAGTGTACTTGTCACAGGACATACTGGATTTAAAGGAAGTTGGTTAAGTCAATGGTTACTGGACCTTTCAGCGCGGGTCACGGGATTTTCGCTTTATATACCAAGTCAACCATCAAATTATGAAGTACTTAATCTGCAAAATCGTATGGAAAGTGTTGAAGGGGATATTCGAAACTATAGAGACCTACTCCAGGTAGTCGAGAATACCAAGCCTGATATCATATTTCACTTAGCCGCTCAGCCAATAGTGAGTGCTTCGATTTCTGAGCCGCTGTCAACGTTCGAAACAAACATTGTCGGATCCGCTAATGTTCTTCAAGTAGCTAGAATGAGCGACTCCGTAAAGGCTGTTGTAATGGTAACAAGTGACAAATGCTATGACAATGTTGAGTGGGAGTTCGGTTATCGAGAGACAGATCGCCTTGGAGGAAAAGATCCATACTCTGCGTCAAAGGGAGCAGCTGAACTTGTTATTCACTCGATGATAAAAACTTACTTTCGCGGAGAGAGTGCGACTCGAATCGCTACTGGGCGTGCAGGAAATGTAATTGGTGGAGGAGATTGGGCTCTAGATCGAATTGTACCAGATTCAATTAGGGCTTGGAGTCAAGGATTAGAGCCAACAATTAGATCGCCAAACGCCACAAGACCTTGGCAACACGTATTAGAGCCATTGAGCGGCTATCTATGGTTAGGGGCTCAACTGCTTTCTCAAGAATGTAGAGTGCACGGTGAGTCCTTTAACTTCGGTCCGAACGCCAAAACTATTCAATCAGTTAAAGACCTGATTAAAGAAATGACCAGACATTGGGAGGGTAAATCTTGGAAAGTTAAGAGGTCTGAAGGCTTGACAGGAAAGGAAGCAGGATTGCTTAAATTATGCTGCGATAAAGCCCTAGCTAGACTAGACTGGGCTCCCGTACTGTCTTTTGGTCAGACTGTAGAGTATACCAGTAGATGGTATAAAAATTTCTATGATGCAAATTTCTGTATGGCTGAGGTGACAGAAAGTCAGATTCATGGTTACTGTGATTTGGCTAAGGAACAGAAACTGAGATGGGCTTTATAG